One window from the genome of Bufo bufo chromosome 4, aBufBuf1.1, whole genome shotgun sequence encodes:
- the LOC120999862 gene encoding uncharacterized protein LOC120999862 isoform X8 — protein MCAESSTQERGWRQSDVCRVQYTGERLAAVRRVQSSVHRREAGGGQTCAEFSTQERGWRRSGACAEFSTQGRGWRRSGACAEFSTQERVWRRSDVCRVQYTGERLAAVRRVQSSVHRREAGGGQAPVQSSVLRGEAGGGQAPVQSSVHRRESGGGQTCAEFSTQERGWRRSGACAEFSTQERGWRRSDVCRVQYTGERLAAVRRLCRVQYTGERLVAVRRLCRVQYTGESLAAVRRVQSSVHRREAGGGQAPVQSSVLRREAGGGQAPVQSSVHMREASGGQVCAEFSTQGRGWRRSDVCRVQYTGERLAAVRRLCRVQYSGESGSEAQESCILTCQDNQAKEVQHWRLMQLLRPQSWCYYH, from the exons ATGTGTGCAGAGTCCAGTACACAGGAGAGAGGCTGGCGGCAGTCAGACGTGTGCAGAGTTCAGTACACAGGAGAGAGGCTGGCGGCGGTCAGACGTGTGCAGAGTTCAGTACACAGGAGAGAG GCTGGCGGCGGTCAGACGTGTGCAGAGTTCAGTACACAGGAGAGAGGCTGGCGGCGGTCAGGCGCCTGTGCAGAGTTCAGTACTCAGGGGAGAGGCTGGCGGCGGTCAGGCGCCTGTGCAGAGTTCAGTACACAGGAGAGAGTCTGGCGGCGGTCAGACGTGTGCAGAGTTCAGTACACAGGAGAGAGGCTGGCGGCGGTCAGACGTGTGCAGAGTTCAGTACACAGGAGAGAGGCTGGCGGCGGTCAGGCGCCTGTGCAGAGTTCAGTACTCAGGGGAGAGGCTGGCGGCGGTCAGGCGCCTGTGCAGAGTTCAGTACACAGGAGAGAGTCTGGCGGCGGTCAGACGTGTGCAGAGTTCAGTACACAGGAGAGAGGCTGGCGGCGGTCAGGCGCCTGTGCAGAGTTCAGTACTCAGGAGAGAGGCTGGCGGCGGTCAG ACGTGTGCAGAGTTCAGTACACAGGGGAGAGGCTGGCGGCGGTCAGGCGCCTGTGCAGAGTTCAGTACACAGGAGAGAGGCTAGTGGCGGTCAG GCGCCTGTGCAGAGTTCAGTACACAGGAGAGAGTCTGGCGGCGGTCAGACGTGTGCAGAGTTCAGTACACAGGAGAGAGGCTGGCGGCGGTCAGGCGCCTGTGCAGAGTTCAGTACTCAGGAGAGAGGCTGGCGGCGGTCAGGCGCCTGTGCAGAGTTCAGTACACATGAGAGAGGCTAGTGGCGGTCAGGTGTGTGCAGAGTTCAGTACTCAGGGGAGAGGCTGGCGGCGGTCAGACGTGTGCAGAGTTCAGTACACAGGGGAGAGGCTGGCGGCGGTCAGGCGCCTGTGCAGAGTTCAGTACTCAGGGGAGAGCGGTAGTGAAGCTCAGGAAAGCTGTATCCTGACATGCCAGGATAATCAGGCCAAGGAAGTGCAGCACTGGAGGTTAATGCAGTTACTGAGGCCACAGAGCTGGTGTTATTATCATTAA
- the LOC120999862 gene encoding uncharacterized protein LOC120999862 isoform X2, with product MCAESSTQERGWRQSDVCRVQYTGERLAAVRRVQSSVHRREVAVRRVQSSVHRREASGGQTCAEFSTQERGWRRSDVCRVQYSGERLAAVRRVQSSVHRREAGGGQAPVQSSVLRGEAGGGQAPVQSSVHRRESGGGQTCAEFSTQERGWRRSDVCRVQYTGERLAAVRRLCRVQYSGERLAAVRRLCRVQYTGESLAAVRRVQSSVHRREAGGGQAPVQSSVLRREAGGGQVCAEFSTQGRGWRRSDVCRVQYTGERLAAVRRVQSSVHRREAGGGQAPVQSSVLRREAGGGQAPVQSSVHMREASGGQVCAEFSTQGRGWRRSDVCRVQYTGERLAAVRRLCRVQYSGESGSEAQESCILTCQDNQAKEVQHWRLMQLLRPQSWCYYH from the exons ATGTGTGCAGAGTCCAGTACACAGGAGAGAGGCTGGCGGCAGTCAGACGTGTGCAGAGTTCAGTACACAGGAGAGAGGCTGGCGGCGGTCAGACGTGTGCAGAGTTCAGTACACAGGAGAGAGGTAGCGGTCAGACGTGTGCAGAGTTCAGTACACAGGAGAGAGGCTAGCGGCGGTCAGACGTGTGCCGAGTTCAGTACACAGGAGAGAGGCTGGCGGCGGTCAGACGTGTGCAGAGTTCAGTACTCGGGAGAGAG GCTGGCGGCGGTCAGACGTGTGCAGAGTTCAGTACACAGGAGAGAGGCTGGCGGCGGTCAGGCGCCTGTGCAGAGTTCAGTACTCAGGGGAGAGGCTGGCGGCGGTCAGGCGCCTGTGCAGAGTTCAGTACACAGGAGAGAGTCTGGCGGCGGTCAGACGTGTGCAGAGTTCAGTACACAGGAGAGAGGCTGGCGGCGGTCAGACGTGTGCAGAGTTCAGTACACAGGAGAGAGGCTGGCGGCGGTCAGGCGCCTGTGCAGAGTTCAGTACTCAGGGGAGAGGCTGGCGGCGGTCAGGCGCCTGTGCAGAGTTCAGTACACAGGAGAGAGTCTGGCGGCGGTCAGACGTGTGCAGAGTTCAGTACACAGGAGAGAGGCTGGCGGCGGTCAGGCGCCTGTGCAGAGTTCAGTACTCAGGAGAGAGGCTGGCGGCGGTCAG GTGTGTGCAGAGTTCAGTACTCAGGGGAGAGGCTGGCGGCGGTCAGACGTGTGCAGAGTTCAGTACACAGGGGAGAGGCTGGCGGCGGTCAG ACGTGTGCAGAGTTCAGTACACAGGAGAGAGGCTGGCGGCGGTCAGGCGCCTGTGCAGAGTTCAGTACTCAGGAGAGAGGCTGGCGGCGGTCAGGCGCCTGTGCAGAGTTCAGTACACATGAGAGAGGCTAGTGGCGGTCAGGTGTGTGCAGAGTTCAGTACTCAGGGGAGAGGCTGGCGGCGGTCAGACGTGTGCAGAGTTCAGTACACAGGGGAGAGGCTGGCGGCGGTCAGGCGCCTGTGCAGAGTTCAGTACTCAGGGGAGAGCGGTAGTGAAGCTCAGGAAAGCTGTATCCTGACATGCCAGGATAATCAGGCCAAGGAAGTGCAGCACTGGAGGTTAATGCAGTTACTGAGGCCACAGAGCTGGTGTTATTATCATTAA
- the LOC120999862 gene encoding uncharacterized protein LOC120999862 isoform X1: MCAESSTQERGWRQSDVCRVQYTGERLAAVRRVQSSVHRREVAVRRVQSSVHRREASGGQTCAEFSTQERGWRRSDVCRVQYSGERLAAVRRVQSSVHRREAGGGQAPVQSSVLRGEAGGGQAPVQSSVHRRESGGGQTCAEFSTQERGWRRSDVCRVQYTGERLAAVRRLCRVQYSGERLAAVRRLCRVQYTGESLAAVRRVQSSVHRREAGGGQAPVQSSVLRREAGGGQVCAEFSTQGRGWRRSDVCRVQYTGERLAAVRRLCRVQYTGERLVAVRRLCRVQYTGESLAAVRRVQSSVHRREAGGGQAPVQSSVLRREAGGGQAPVQSSVHMREASGGQVCAEFSTQGRGWRRSDVCRVQYTGERLAAVRRLCRVQYSGESGSEAQESCILTCQDNQAKEVQHWRLMQLLRPQSWCYYH, encoded by the exons ATGTGTGCAGAGTCCAGTACACAGGAGAGAGGCTGGCGGCAGTCAGACGTGTGCAGAGTTCAGTACACAGGAGAGAGGCTGGCGGCGGTCAGACGTGTGCAGAGTTCAGTACACAGGAGAGAGGTAGCGGTCAGACGTGTGCAGAGTTCAGTACACAGGAGAGAGGCTAGCGGCGGTCAGACGTGTGCCGAGTTCAGTACACAGGAGAGAGGCTGGCGGCGGTCAGACGTGTGCAGAGTTCAGTACTCGGGAGAGAG GCTGGCGGCGGTCAGACGTGTGCAGAGTTCAGTACACAGGAGAGAGGCTGGCGGCGGTCAGGCGCCTGTGCAGAGTTCAGTACTCAGGGGAGAGGCTGGCGGCGGTCAGGCGCCTGTGCAGAGTTCAGTACACAGGAGAGAGTCTGGCGGCGGTCAGACGTGTGCAGAGTTCAGTACACAGGAGAGAGGCTGGCGGCGGTCAGACGTGTGCAGAGTTCAGTACACAGGAGAGAGGCTGGCGGCGGTCAGGCGCCTGTGCAGAGTTCAGTACTCAGGGGAGAGGCTGGCGGCGGTCAGGCGCCTGTGCAGAGTTCAGTACACAGGAGAGAGTCTGGCGGCGGTCAGACGTGTGCAGAGTTCAGTACACAGGAGAGAGGCTGGCGGCGGTCAGGCGCCTGTGCAGAGTTCAGTACTCAGGAGAGAGGCTGGCGGCGGTCAG GTGTGTGCAGAGTTCAGTACTCAGGGGAGAGGCTGGCGGCGGTCAGACGTGTGCAGAGTTCAGTACACAGGGGAGAGGCTGGCGGCGGTCAGGCGCCTGTGCAGAGTTCAGTACACAGGAGAGAGGCTAGTGGCGGTCAG GCGCCTGTGCAGAGTTCAGTACACAGGAGAGAGTCTGGCGGCGGTCAGACGTGTGCAGAGTTCAGTACACAGGAGAGAGGCTGGCGGCGGTCAGGCGCCTGTGCAGAGTTCAGTACTCAGGAGAGAGGCTGGCGGCGGTCAGGCGCCTGTGCAGAGTTCAGTACACATGAGAGAGGCTAGTGGCGGTCAGGTGTGTGCAGAGTTCAGTACTCAGGGGAGAGGCTGGCGGCGGTCAGACGTGTGCAGAGTTCAGTACACAGGGGAGAGGCTGGCGGCGGTCAGGCGCCTGTGCAGAGTTCAGTACTCAGGGGAGAGCGGTAGTGAAGCTCAGGAAAGCTGTATCCTGACATGCCAGGATAATCAGGCCAAGGAAGTGCAGCACTGGAGGTTAATGCAGTTACTGAGGCCACAGAGCTGGTGTTATTATCATTAA
- the LOC120999862 gene encoding uncharacterized protein LOC120999862 isoform X4 yields MCAESSTQERGWRQSDVCRVQYTGERLAAVRRVQSSVHRREVAVRRVQSSVHRREASGGQTCAEFSTQERGWRRSDVCRVQYSGERLAAVRRVQSSVHRREAGGGQTCAEFSTQERGWRRSDVCRVQYTGERLAAVRRLCRVQYSGERLAAVRRLCRVQYTGESLAAVRRVQSSVHRREAGGGQAPVQSSVLRREAGGGQVCAEFSTQGRGWRRSDVCRVQYTGERLAAVRRLCRVQYTGERLVAVRRLCRVQYTGESLAAVRRVQSSVHRREAGGGQAPVQSSVLRREAGGGQAPVQSSVHMREASGGQVCAEFSTQGRGWRRSDVCRVQYTGERLAAVRRLCRVQYSGESGSEAQESCILTCQDNQAKEVQHWRLMQLLRPQSWCYYH; encoded by the exons ATGTGTGCAGAGTCCAGTACACAGGAGAGAGGCTGGCGGCAGTCAGACGTGTGCAGAGTTCAGTACACAGGAGAGAGGCTGGCGGCGGTCAGACGTGTGCAGAGTTCAGTACACAGGAGAGAGGTAGCGGTCAGACGTGTGCAGAGTTCAGTACACAGGAGAGAGGCTAGCGGCGGTCAGACGTGTGCCGAGTTCAGTACACAGGAGAGAGGCTGGCGGCGGTCAGACGTGTGCAGAGTTCAGTACTCGGGAGAGAG GCTGGCGGCGGTCAGACGTGTGCAGAGTTCAGTACACAGGAGAGAGGCTGGCGGCGGTCAG ACGTGTGCAGAGTTCAGTACACAGGAGAGAGGCTGGCGGCGGTCAGACGTGTGCAGAGTTCAGTACACAGGAGAGAGGCTGGCGGCGGTCAGGCGCCTGTGCAGAGTTCAGTACTCAGGGGAGAGGCTGGCGGCGGTCAGGCGCCTGTGCAGAGTTCAGTACACAGGAGAGAGTCTGGCGGCGGTCAGACGTGTGCAGAGTTCAGTACACAGGAGAGAGGCTGGCGGCGGTCAGGCGCCTGTGCAGAGTTCAGTACTCAGGAGAGAGGCTGGCGGCGGTCAG GTGTGTGCAGAGTTCAGTACTCAGGGGAGAGGCTGGCGGCGGTCAGACGTGTGCAGAGTTCAGTACACAGGGGAGAGGCTGGCGGCGGTCAGGCGCCTGTGCAGAGTTCAGTACACAGGAGAGAGGCTAGTGGCGGTCAG GCGCCTGTGCAGAGTTCAGTACACAGGAGAGAGTCTGGCGGCGGTCAGACGTGTGCAGAGTTCAGTACACAGGAGAGAGGCTGGCGGCGGTCAGGCGCCTGTGCAGAGTTCAGTACTCAGGAGAGAGGCTGGCGGCGGTCAGGCGCCTGTGCAGAGTTCAGTACACATGAGAGAGGCTAGTGGCGGTCAGGTGTGTGCAGAGTTCAGTACTCAGGGGAGAGGCTGGCGGCGGTCAGACGTGTGCAGAGTTCAGTACACAGGGGAGAGGCTGGCGGCGGTCAGGCGCCTGTGCAGAGTTCAGTACTCAGGGGAGAGCGGTAGTGAAGCTCAGGAAAGCTGTATCCTGACATGCCAGGATAATCAGGCCAAGGAAGTGCAGCACTGGAGGTTAATGCAGTTACTGAGGCCACAGAGCTGGTGTTATTATCATTAA
- the LOC120999862 gene encoding uncharacterized protein LOC120999862 isoform X3, which produces MCAESSTQERGWRQSDVCRVQYTGERLAAVRRVQSSVHRREVAVRRVQSSVHRREASGGQTCAEFSTQERGWRRSDVCRVQYSGERLAAVRRVQSSVHRREAGGGQAPVQSSVLRGEAGGGQAPVQSSVHRRESGGGQTCAEFSTQERGWRRSDVCRVQYTGERLAAVRRVQSSVHRREAGGGQAPVQSSVLRREAGGGQVCAEFSTQGRGWRRSDVCRVQYTGERLAAVRRLCRVQYTGERLVAVRRLCRVQYTGESLAAVRRVQSSVHRREAGGGQAPVQSSVLRREAGGGQAPVQSSVHMREASGGQVCAEFSTQGRGWRRSDVCRVQYTGERLAAVRRLCRVQYSGESGSEAQESCILTCQDNQAKEVQHWRLMQLLRPQSWCYYH; this is translated from the exons ATGTGTGCAGAGTCCAGTACACAGGAGAGAGGCTGGCGGCAGTCAGACGTGTGCAGAGTTCAGTACACAGGAGAGAGGCTGGCGGCGGTCAGACGTGTGCAGAGTTCAGTACACAGGAGAGAGGTAGCGGTCAGACGTGTGCAGAGTTCAGTACACAGGAGAGAGGCTAGCGGCGGTCAGACGTGTGCCGAGTTCAGTACACAGGAGAGAGGCTGGCGGCGGTCAGACGTGTGCAGAGTTCAGTACTCGGGAGAGAG GCTGGCGGCGGTCAGACGTGTGCAGAGTTCAGTACACAGGAGAGAGGCTGGCGGCGGTCAGGCGCCTGTGCAGAGTTCAGTACTCAGGGGAGAGGCTGGCGGCGGTCAGGCGCCTGTGCAGAGTTCAGTACACAGGAGAGAGTCTGGCGGCGGTCAGACGTGTGCAGAGTTCAGTACACAGGAGAGAGGCTGGCGGCGGTCAGACGTGTGCAGAGTTCAGTACACAGGAGAGAGGCTGGCGGCGGTCAG ACGTGTGCAGAGTTCAGTACACAGGAGAGAGGCTGGCGGCGGTCAGGCGCCTGTGCAGAGTTCAGTACTCAGGAGAGAGGCTGGCGGCGGTCAG GTGTGTGCAGAGTTCAGTACTCAGGGGAGAGGCTGGCGGCGGTCAGACGTGTGCAGAGTTCAGTACACAGGGGAGAGGCTGGCGGCGGTCAGGCGCCTGTGCAGAGTTCAGTACACAGGAGAGAGGCTAGTGGCGGTCAG GCGCCTGTGCAGAGTTCAGTACACAGGAGAGAGTCTGGCGGCGGTCAGACGTGTGCAGAGTTCAGTACACAGGAGAGAGGCTGGCGGCGGTCAGGCGCCTGTGCAGAGTTCAGTACTCAGGAGAGAGGCTGGCGGCGGTCAGGCGCCTGTGCAGAGTTCAGTACACATGAGAGAGGCTAGTGGCGGTCAGGTGTGTGCAGAGTTCAGTACTCAGGGGAGAGGCTGGCGGCGGTCAGACGTGTGCAGAGTTCAGTACACAGGGGAGAGGCTGGCGGCGGTCAGGCGCCTGTGCAGAGTTCAGTACTCAGGGGAGAGCGGTAGTGAAGCTCAGGAAAGCTGTATCCTGACATGCCAGGATAATCAGGCCAAGGAAGTGCAGCACTGGAGGTTAATGCAGTTACTGAGGCCACAGAGCTGGTGTTATTATCATTAA
- the LOC120999862 gene encoding uncharacterized protein LOC120999862 isoform X9 → MCAESSTQERGWRQSDVCRVQYTGERLAAVRRVQSSVHRREVAVRRVQSSVHRREASGGQTCAEFSTQERGWRRSDVCRVQYSGERLAAVRRVQSSVHRREAGGGQAPVQSSVLRGEAGGGQAPVQSSVHRRESGGGQTCAEFSTQERGWRRSDVCRVQYTGERLAAVRRLCRVQYSGERLAAVRRLCRVQYTGESLAAVRRVQSSVHRREAGGGQAPVQSSVLRREAGGGQVCAEFSTQGRGWRRSDVCRVQYTGERLAAVRRLCRVQYTGERLVAVRCVQSSVLRREAGGGQAPVQSSVHRRESGGGQTCAEFSTQERGWRRSGACAEFSTQERGWRRSGACAEFSTHERG, encoded by the exons ATGTGTGCAGAGTCCAGTACACAGGAGAGAGGCTGGCGGCAGTCAGACGTGTGCAGAGTTCAGTACACAGGAGAGAGGCTGGCGGCGGTCAGACGTGTGCAGAGTTCAGTACACAGGAGAGAGGTAGCGGTCAGACGTGTGCAGAGTTCAGTACACAGGAGAGAGGCTAGCGGCGGTCAGACGTGTGCCGAGTTCAGTACACAGGAGAGAGGCTGGCGGCGGTCAGACGTGTGCAGAGTTCAGTACTCGGGAGAGAG GCTGGCGGCGGTCAGACGTGTGCAGAGTTCAGTACACAGGAGAGAGGCTGGCGGCGGTCAGGCGCCTGTGCAGAGTTCAGTACTCAGGGGAGAGGCTGGCGGCGGTCAGGCGCCTGTGCAGAGTTCAGTACACAGGAGAGAGTCTGGCGGCGGTCAGACGTGTGCAGAGTTCAGTACACAGGAGAGAGGCTGGCGGCGGTCAGACGTGTGCAGAGTTCAGTACACAGGAGAGAGGCTGGCGGCGGTCAGGCGCCTGTGCAGAGTTCAGTACTCAGGGGAGAGGCTGGCGGCGGTCAGGCGCCTGTGCAGAGTTCAGTACACAGGAGAGAGTCTGGCGGCGGTCAGACGTGTGCAGAGTTCAGTACACAGGAGAGAGGCTGGCGGCGGTCAGGCGCCTGTGCAGAGTTCAGTACTCAGGAGAGAGGCTGGCGGCGGTCAG GTGTGTGCAGAGTTCAGTACTCAGGGGAGAGGCTGGCGGCGGTCAGACGTGTGCAGAGTTCAGTACACAGGGGAGAGGCTGGCGGCGGTCAGGCGCCTGTGCAGAGTTCAGTACACAGGAGAGAGGCTAGTGGCGGTCAGGTGTGTGCAGAGTTCAGTACTCAGGAGAGAGGCTGGCGGCGGTCAGGCGCCTGTGCAGAGTTCAGTACACAGGAGAGAGTCTGGCGGCGGTCAGACGTGTGCAGAGTTCAGTACACAGGAGAGAGGCTGGCGGCGGTCAGGCGCCTGTGCAGAGTTCAGTACTCAGGAGAGAGGCTGGCGGCGGTCAGGCGCCTGTGCAGAGTTCAGTACACATGAGAGAGGCTAG
- the LOC120999862 gene encoding uncharacterized protein LOC120999862 isoform X6: MCAESSTQERGWRQSDVCRVQYTGERLAAVRRVQSSVHRREVAVRRVQSSVHRREASGGQTCAEFSTQERGWRRSDVCRVQYSGERLAAVRRVQSSVLGREVAVRRVQSSVLRREAGGGQTCAEFSTQERGWRRSGACAEFSTQGRGWRRSGACAEFSTQERVWRRSDVCRVQYTGERLAAVRRVQSSVHRREAGGGQAPVQSSVLRGEAGGGQAPVQSSVHRRESGGGQTCAEFSTQERGWRRSGACAEFSTQERGWRRSDVCRVQYTGERLAAVRRLCRVQYTGERLVAVRCVQSSVLRREAGGGQAPVQSSVHRRESGGGQTCAEFSTQERGWRRSGACAEFSTQERGWRRSGACAEFSTHERG, translated from the exons ATGTGTGCAGAGTCCAGTACACAGGAGAGAGGCTGGCGGCAGTCAGACGTGTGCAGAGTTCAGTACACAGGAGAGAGGCTGGCGGCGGTCAGACGTGTGCAGAGTTCAGTACACAGGAGAGAGGTAGCGGTCAGACGTGTGCAGAGTTCAGTACACAGGAGAGAGGCTAGCGGCGGTCAGACGTGTGCCGAGTTCAGTACACAGGAGAGAGGCTGGCGGCGGTCAGACGTGTGCAGAGTTCAGTACTCGGGAGAGAG GCTGGCGGCGGTCAGACGTGTGCAGAGTTCAGTACTCGGGAGAGAGGTAGCGGTCAGACGTGTGCAGAGTTCAGTACTCAGGAGAGAGGCTGGCGGCGGTCAGACGTGTGCAGAGTTCAGTACACAGGAGAGAGGCTGGCGGCGGTCAGGCGCCTGTGCAGAGTTCAGTACTCAGGGGAGAGGCTGGCGGCGGTCAGGCGCCTGTGCAGAGTTCAGTACACAGGAGAGAGTCTGGCGGCGGTCAGACGTGTGCAGAGTTCAGTACACAGGAGAGAGGCTGGCGGCGGTCAGACGTGTGCAGAGTTCAGTACACAGGAGAGAGGCTGGCGGCGGTCAGGCGCCTGTGCAGAGTTCAGTACTCAGGGGAGAGGCTGGCGGCGGTCAGGCGCCTGTGCAGAGTTCAGTACACAGGAGAGAGTCTGGCGGCGGTCAGACGTGTGCAGAGTTCAGTACACAGGAGAGAGGCTGGCGGCGGTCAGGCGCCTGTGCAGAGTTCAGTACTCAGGAGAGAGGCTGGCGGCGGTCAG ACGTGTGCAGAGTTCAGTACACAGGGGAGAGGCTGGCGGCGGTCAGGCGCCTGTGCAGAGTTCAGTACACAGGAGAGAGGCTAGTGGCGGTCAGGTGTGTGCAGAGTTCAGTACTCAGGAGAGAGGCTGGCGGCGGTCAGGCGCCTGTGCAGAGTTCAGTACACAGGAGAGAGTCTGGCGGCGGTCAGACGTGTGCAGAGTTCAGTACACAGGAGAGAGGCTGGCGGCGGTCAGGCGCCTGTGCAGAGTTCAGTACTCAGGAGAGAGGCTGGCGGCGGTCAGGCGCCTGTGCAGAGTTCAGTACACATGAGAGAGGCTAG
- the LOC120999862 gene encoding uncharacterized protein LOC120999862 isoform X10: MCAESSTQERGWRQSDVCRVQYTGERLAAVRRVQSSVHRREVAVRRVQSSVHRREASGGQTCAEFSTQERGWRRSDVCRVQYSGERLAAVRRVQSSVLGREVAVRRVQSSVLRREAGGGQTCAEFSTQERGWRRSGACAEFSTQGRGWRRSGACAEFSTQERVWRRSDVCRVQYTGERLAAVRRVQSSVHRREAGGGQAPVQSSVLRGEAGGGQAPVQSSVHRRESGGGQTCAEFSTQERGWRRSGACAEFSTQERGWRRSGVCRVQYSGERLAAVRRVQSSVHRGEAGGGQTCAEFSTQERGWRRSGACAEFSTQERGWRRSGACAEFSTHERG, from the exons ATGTGTGCAGAGTCCAGTACACAGGAGAGAGGCTGGCGGCAGTCAGACGTGTGCAGAGTTCAGTACACAGGAGAGAGGCTGGCGGCGGTCAGACGTGTGCAGAGTTCAGTACACAGGAGAGAGGTAGCGGTCAGACGTGTGCAGAGTTCAGTACACAGGAGAGAGGCTAGCGGCGGTCAGACGTGTGCCGAGTTCAGTACACAGGAGAGAGGCTGGCGGCGGTCAGACGTGTGCAGAGTTCAGTACTCGGGAGAGAG GCTGGCGGCGGTCAGACGTGTGCAGAGTTCAGTACTCGGGAGAGAGGTAGCGGTCAGACGTGTGCAGAGTTCAGTACTCAGGAGAGAGGCTGGCGGCGGTCAGACGTGTGCAGAGTTCAGTACACAGGAGAGAGGCTGGCGGCGGTCAGGCGCCTGTGCAGAGTTCAGTACTCAGGGGAGAGGCTGGCGGCGGTCAGGCGCCTGTGCAGAGTTCAGTACACAGGAGAGAGTCTGGCGGCGGTCAGACGTGTGCAGAGTTCAGTACACAGGAGAGAGGCTGGCGGCGGTCAGACGTGTGCAGAGTTCAGTACACAGGAGAGAGGCTGGCGGCGGTCAGGCGCCTGTGCAGAGTTCAGTACTCAGGGGAGAGGCTGGCGGCGGTCAGGCGCCTGTGCAGAGTTCAGTACACAGGAGAGAGTCTGGCGGCGGTCAGACGTGTGCAGAGTTCAGTACACAGGAGAGAGGCTGGCGGCGGTCAGGCGCCTGTGCAGAGTTCAGTACTCAGGAGAGAGGCTGGCGGCGGTCAG GTGTGTGCAGAGTTCAGTACTCAGGGGAGAGGCTGGCGGCGGTCAGACGTGTGCAGAGTTCAGTACACAGGGGAGAGGCTGGCGGCGGTCAG ACGTGTGCAGAGTTCAGTACACAGGAGAGAGGCTGGCGGCGGTCAGGCGCCTGTGCAGAGTTCAGTACTCAGGAGAGAGGCTGGCGGCGGTCAGGCGCCTGTGCAGAGTTCAGTACACATGAGAGAGGCTAG
- the LOC120999862 gene encoding uncharacterized protein LOC120999862 isoform X7: MCAESSTQERGWRQSDVCRVQYTGERLAAVRRVQSSVHRREVAVRRVQSSVHRREASGGQTCAEFSTQERGWRRSDVCRVQYSGERLAAVRRVQSSVLGREVAVRRVQSSVLRREAGGGQTCAEFSTQERGWRRSGACAEFSTQGRGWRRSGACAEFSTQERVWRRSDVCRVQYTGERLAAVRRVQSSVHRREAGGGQAPVQSSVLRGEAGGGQAPVQSSVHRRESGGGQTCAEFSTQERGWRRSGACAEFSTQERGWRRSGVCRVQYSGERLAAVRRVQSSVHRGEAGGGQAPVQSSVHRREASGGQAPVQSSVHRRESGGGQTCAEFSTQERGWRRSGACAEFSTQERGWRRSGACAEFSTHERG; the protein is encoded by the exons ATGTGTGCAGAGTCCAGTACACAGGAGAGAGGCTGGCGGCAGTCAGACGTGTGCAGAGTTCAGTACACAGGAGAGAGGCTGGCGGCGGTCAGACGTGTGCAGAGTTCAGTACACAGGAGAGAGGTAGCGGTCAGACGTGTGCAGAGTTCAGTACACAGGAGAGAGGCTAGCGGCGGTCAGACGTGTGCCGAGTTCAGTACACAGGAGAGAGGCTGGCGGCGGTCAGACGTGTGCAGAGTTCAGTACTCGGGAGAGAG GCTGGCGGCGGTCAGACGTGTGCAGAGTTCAGTACTCGGGAGAGAGGTAGCGGTCAGACGTGTGCAGAGTTCAGTACTCAGGAGAGAGGCTGGCGGCGGTCAGACGTGTGCAGAGTTCAGTACACAGGAGAGAGGCTGGCGGCGGTCAGGCGCCTGTGCAGAGTTCAGTACTCAGGGGAGAGGCTGGCGGCGGTCAGGCGCCTGTGCAGAGTTCAGTACACAGGAGAGAGTCTGGCGGCGGTCAGACGTGTGCAGAGTTCAGTACACAGGAGAGAGGCTGGCGGCGGTCAGACGTGTGCAGAGTTCAGTACACAGGAGAGAGGCTGGCGGCGGTCAGGCGCCTGTGCAGAGTTCAGTACTCAGGGGAGAGGCTGGCGGCGGTCAGGCGCCTGTGCAGAGTTCAGTACACAGGAGAGAGTCTGGCGGCGGTCAGACGTGTGCAGAGTTCAGTACACAGGAGAGAGGCTGGCGGCGGTCAGGCGCCTGTGCAGAGTTCAGTACTCAGGAGAGAGGCTGGCGGCGGTCAG GTGTGTGCAGAGTTCAGTACTCAGGGGAGAGGCTGGCGGCGGTCAGACGTGTGCAGAGTTCAGTACACAGGGGAGAGGCTGGCGGCGGTCAGGCGCCTGTGCAGAGTTCAGTACACAGGAGAGAGGCTAGTGGCGGTCAG GCGCCTGTGCAGAGTTCAGTACACAGGAGAGAGTCTGGCGGCGGTCAGACGTGTGCAGAGTTCAGTACACAGGAGAGAGGCTGGCGGCGGTCAGGCGCCTGTGCAGAGTTCAGTACTCAGGAGAGAGGCTGGCGGCGGTCAGGCGCCTGTGCAGAGTTCAGTACACATGAGAGAGGCTAG